The DNA region GTCCCCCCAGCCCGCCACGTGACTCCCCGTCAAGCCAAGCCCCTCATCTGGATACTCTGCCTCGCGCCGCTCGCGTGGCTGGTGTATCGCGCCGTGTTCGGGGGGCTCAGCCCCAACCCGATCGACGACATCACCGACGAGACGGGGGAGTGGGCGCTGCGTCTGCTCCTGGTCAGCCTGGCGGTGACGCCCGTTCGTCGCCTCACCGGGTGGAACGGCGTCATCCAGTGGCGCCGCCTGCTGGGGCTGTTCGCGTTCTTCTACGTGTGCCTGCACCTGGCCACGTACGTGGTGCTCGACCAGTTCTTCGATCCCGCGGCCATCTTCGCCGACGTCGCCAAGCGGCGGTACATCACGGTGGGGGTCGCCGGCTTCCTCACGCTGCTGCCACTGGCGATCACCTCCACCACAGGATGGATCCGGCGGCTCGGGCGGCGATGGCAGGCGTTGCACCGCCTGGCCTACCTCGCGGCGGTCTGCGGCGTCGTGCACCTGTTGTGGATCGTCAAGGGGAAGGACCTGAGCGAGCCGATGGCCTACGGCGCGGTGCTCGCCGTGCTCATGGCCGTCCGCGTCGTGTACTGGGTGCGATAAGCGCTGCCGGCGCCGATTCCCGACTCCCGATTCCCGACTCCCGATTCCCGATTCCCGATTCCCGATCCCTACGAACACCCGGCCGCGCCGCAGCGACGGAAGATGTCGATCACCTTGTTGTAGGCAATCGCCGCCATCTCGTCGTAGCCGGCCTGGTTCGGGTGCAGCCCGTCGGGGCCCATGTCGATCCCGGGATAGCGCTCGCGCAATACCTGCTGTTCCGCGGCCAGCGCCTCCAGCCGGTTGTTGTAGTCGGTGACCTGCGACGGCGTCGTGGACGGGTTGCCGAAGATGTCGTTGCCGTAGGACTGGAACAGCTCCAGCACCACCTGCGCGCCCTTCGCCTTGGCGTCGATCACCATGTTCCTCATGTAGGAGACGACCAGTGACGTCGGCGTGTTGGCGTTGAGGTCGTTGACGCCCTCGAGGAACAACGCCACGTCGAAGGGCGCGAAGTAGTCGCGCGGGTCGGGATTGGTCGGGTAGAAGCAGTTCTGCTGGCCGGCCGTGCACCGGGCTGCGCGCACGGCGCCGCCCGGGCTGCTGTTGCCGCCGCTGGTGGTGACGTACTCGCCCGGCCACCCGGCATTGGTCACCAGCGCATACGGGCCGAACTGCGGGTTGGCGGCCAGCAGGTTCTTCAGCTCGCGCGGATAGGGCCGGGCGACCTGTCCCGAGATCTTCTGCGTCGTGCCAGGCACGTAGTTGGTGTACTGCCCCCACGTGAGGCTGTCGCCGAAGGCGAGGATCGTCAGGTAGCGCGTGAACGATGGCGCCCTCACGAAGCGGCCCTGACTGGCCAGCGTCACCGCCGTCGGGCCCGCCGTGCCGTAGCCGGTCGTCGCGGTGCGCACGGGCACGGTGAACGAGATCTCGGTGCCGGCCGGATTCACGGTCGCCGCCACCGCCTGTCCGCCGAAGGAGACCTGCGGCGCGGGGCCGAAGTTCTGCCCCGTGATGGTGACGAGGGTGCCGCCGGTCAGTCGCCCTGACGTCGGCGTCATCCCGGTCACCTGCACGTCGGCCGGGGCGGCCGCCGGCTCGCTGATGGGGCCGGTCCACGGCGTCCCGGCGTTGGCGTGGCCGCCGACGAAGCCGCTCCAGTACATCGCGCGCTCGGCGACGAACGGCTGCGGCGCCGCGCCGACGCTCTCCAGGAAGACGGCGAAGCGCCGGCCCTGCAGCAGCGCGAACTTCTGGTCGGTCTCGGGGTTGCCGGTCACGGCCGGCCAGATGTTGGTGCGCGTGTTGGCCGGGACCTTCACCGTCGCGGTGACGCCGCTGCCGTCCTCGGTGGCGAACGTCGCCTTCACGTCGATGTCGCTCGCGTTCGGGTTCACCAGCAGGAAGAAGCTGTCGAAGCTGACGCCGCCGGGATCGTCACCCTGTCGGCCCTCGGCGAAGGCCCACTTGACCTCGGGCCGCGCGATGCCGGCCACGACGTGCCCTTCCTTCCACGGGAACGTCGGCGTCGTGGGATCGTCGGCGGCGGGCGCGCCCCAGTAGACGGCGCGTTCGGCGACGATCGGGATCGAGCTGTCGATGCGCACCGAGAATGCCGTCGACGGCAACAGCAGCGTCCCGTCGTCGGCCCGCTCCTGGTCGGTCCAGATGTTGAAGCGACTCCGCGCCAGGACGGTGTAGGTGCGCGTCACCGGCGCGCCGCTGTCGCGGAAGTAGGTGGCCGTCACCGTCGCCGGCTGCGCGTTGTCGTTGCCGATGAGCAGGAACGTCTCGAACGCGGTCGTCGCGCTTCCGCCCGTGAACCCTTCTGCGAAGTACCAGCTGCGGCGTCCCTCGGTGACGCCGAGCGCGTCGTGGCCGCTGCGGAAGTCGTCGAAGTACATCGCCCGCTCGGCGACGACCGGCTGGTCCGACTCCACGACGGTCGAGAAGCCCTGGTCGGCGAGCCTCGGATTGGCGCTGGGCCAGAGCGTGGCGCGATTGCCCGCCTCCACCGTGATCGCCTCGGAGACGCTGGTCCCGTCGCCCTTGAGGTAGCGCGCCGTGACCCTCGCGGCTCGACTGCCGGGGTTGGCGATGAGGATGAACGTGCTGAAGACGCCCGAGGCGCCCTCGGCAAGGATCCAGCGCGTGGCCGGCGCGGTCACGCCGCTGGCGCCGGTGCCACCGGCGTAGGGGGTGCCGCTGAGCGGGAAGAACATCGACCGCTCGACGACGATGTCGGCCGGCGTGCTGGTGTCCTTCACCACTGCGGAGACCTGGGCCGAGGCCGCGCCATTGAGTGCCGCGAACTCCTTCTTGATGTTGACCGTGAGGCGACCGGTCGCCGGCAGGGTGAAGGTCTTCTCCAGCGGGCTGCCGGGAGGCGTGATCAGGGCATCGGGGGCCGGGAGCAGCTTGACCGTGACGGTCAACGCACTTGCCGACGGATTGCCGACCAGGATGTCCTCGTCGAACGTGCCGTTGCTGGCGCCCTCGGCCAGGAACCACGTGCTGGACCCCTGGGCCTCCGCCCGGTCCGCCATCGCCACGCACAGGAGGAGCGCGAGCACGAACCGGGGCCAGGCTGACGGCGAATTCATCTGGAGAAAATCGGTACGACCGGGGTTTCAGGGTAGCCCGGCGCCATCTCGGCCGCAAGGCGAGACGCTGCCGCCCCCGCCGCTGCCCGCCGTGCCGGTGCTCATACCAGTTGCCCCGCTGCCGGCTGCCCGGCGCCCGGTATCCGGCACCCGCCCTACTTGATGGCCGCCTTGATGGCCCCGTAGACGAAGCTGGCCATCTGGTCGTAGCCGTTCTGGGTCGGGTGCACGCCGTCCTCGCCGATCTCGACGCGGGTGTCGAAGTCCACGCGCAGGAACTTCTCCTCGGTGGCCATTGTGGCGATGGCAGACCAGAGGTCACTGCGCATGACGTGGATGCGGCCCATCACCACGGTGGCGCCGGAGTCGCGCGCCGCGCGCCCCATCGTTCGGAGTCCGTTGGCGATGGTGGTGCCGGTGAAGACCGTTGCGTTCTGGTCGTTGAAGCCCTCGAGAATCACGACGACGTCGTACTTCTTCGCGGCCACCAGCGTGACGATCCGGTCGACGCCGCGGGTGGTATTGCTCGAGCACCCGACCGTAGTGACGCACTCCCCGGAATAGCCTTCGTTGTCGACCGTCGCGCCGCTCCCGAACCGCGCGTCGGCGCGGAGCAGGCCCTGCAGGCCCGCCGGGTAGGGGAGCGCCGCCTGGTACGCGGGGAGTCTGGTCGGGGTCGTGGACGGCGGCACGGGCGGGGCGTACTCGACGATCGTGCCGTACGTCATGCTGTCGCCCATCGCCAGCACCCGGAACCGGCGCGTGAACGTGCCGACCGTCTGCGTCGTGCCGGCGGTCGTCAGGCGGATGGTGCTCGCCGCGAGCGTGCCGAAGCCGGTGAGCGCCGTGCGCAGCGGCGCGAGCGCCGTGATCTGCGTGGCGGTCGCCGACTGGATCGTCGCCGCCAGCCCATCCACAGTGACCTCGGGCGTGCCGGCGAACCCCGTGCCGGTGATGGTGATCAGCTCGCCGCCGCTGAGGCGCATCTCCCTGGGCGTGTAGCCGGTCACCGTGACCGCGCCCGGTGCCCGCGAGGGGCTGACGATTGCGCCGGTCCACGGCGTCCCCATGTTGACGTGGCCGCTGGCGAAGTCGGCGTAGAGGTACACGGCACGCTCGGCGACGAACGATGCGCCTCCCGTGCTCTCGAGGAACGTCGCGAAGCGGCGATTGGCCAGCGCCGCGAACTCCGGCAGGGCCGCCGTCGGCCAGATGTTGGCGCGGCCGCGCGCCGGGACGACCACCGTGCTCGTGAGGCCGCCGCCGTCCTCGGCCATGAAGGTGGCCTTGACGGTGACGTCGGCGTTCGAGGGGTTGGACAGCAGGAAGAACGTGCTGTACGGACGATTGCCGGCGTCGACGCCGTCGCGGCCCTCCGCAAAGGCCCACTTCGGCGACAGCACGGTGGATCCGGCCGTCGCGTGCCCTTCGCGCCACGGGAACGTCGGCGTGGACGGGTCGGCCGCCGAGGGCGTGCCCCAGTACATGGCGCGCTCGGCGACGATCGGCCGGGTCGCGGTGACCGTCATGCCGAACGAGGCCGCCTTGAGCCGCGCGTCCGCCTCGCGGCCTTCCTGATCCACCCAGATGGTGAGTCGCTGGTTGGGGCCGAGCGGGTACGTGCGTGCGACGGTCTGCCCGGAGTCCAGCTGGTAGGTGACCGTGGCCGTGGACGCGGCGTCGCTGGGGTTGGCCAGCAGCAAGAACGTCTCGAAGGCCGTCGTCGCGTTGCCGCCGGTGAAGCCTTCGGCGAAGTACCAGGTGTTGCTCGCCTCGGGGACCCCCAGCGCATCGTGACCACTGCGGGCGAAGCCGCTGCCGGTCGTCGACGGATCGAAGTACATCGCGCGTTCCGCGACGATGTCCTCGCCGGCCTCGAGGCTCTCGACCACCGTGGAGAACTCGGCCGACCCGAGCTGGGTGGGGTAGTCGTTCTGCGGCCAGAAGGTCGTCCGACTGCTCGGTGGGAGCGCCTGGGTGAACGTGATCACCTCGCCGGTGCTCTTGAGATACCTGACGCGGACGGTGGTCGACGAGGTGTTGGGGTTGGCCACGAGGATGAACGTGCTGAACGCGCCGCTCGCACCCTCGGCGAGGATCCAGCGGGGTTCGGCCTGCGTGACGCCGCTCGCGTTGTGCGCGCCGAGGCGCGTGCCGTCGGGGAAGTACATCGAGCGCTCGACGACGATGTCGGCCGGGGTCGTCGAGTTGGCGACGGTTGCCGACACCTCGGCAGAGGCGGCGCCGTTCAGACCCGGAAGCTCCTGCGCCACCCGCACCGTGAGGCGGCTGGTCGGGCCGAGGGGGAACGTCTTGCTCAACACGGCGCCCGGCGCGATGACGGCGCTGGCGTCGGGCAGCAGGCGCACGGTGACGGCCAGCGTCAAGGCGGTCGGGTTGGCGACGAGGATTTCCTCCTCGAGCACGGCGTTGCTGGCGCCCTCGGCCAGGAACCAGCGCGAGGCGTCCTGGGCTGCCACCGGCACGACCACGACCAACAGGGAGACGAACAGCGCGGCGACTCGAAGCATGGCAGGCACGTGGAACGATTCCTCTTACGGGACGCGCTCGTACAGGACCGTGGTCTCGTCGCGTGCGATCGCACGCCAGCGTCCCGAGGCGTCGATCAGGTCGCGGGCTTCGCGACGCTGGCTGCCGTACTCCGCGAGGTGGAGGACGAGGTAGCGCACGCCGGCACGGTCCAGTTCGTCGAAACTGGCGCTCCTGAATGGAAAGTACCAGAGGACGTCGGCCCGGCGTCGATACGATTCCGGCGTGAAGCCGCTGTAGCCGTTGAGCAACGGCTTCCAGTGCGTGGTCGAGTCGAGCATGTAGTTGGCGTTGCGGGGCACGTCGATGCCGCGCCACCAGAACGGCATCTCGGCCACGACCCCGTCGGGGCGGGTCGCCAGCACCGCGTACACCGACGAGATGGGAGCTGCCGGCACGTACGGCACAGGACCACGGAACGCCTCGACGTTCACCGCCACCAGCGCAAGCCCTGCCAGGACCCCGGCGCGCTGCGGCCATCGTCGAGCCATCGCCGCGACCCCGAAGGCCGCGAGGATGGCCAGGCCTGTCAGCAGGAGGACGCCGAAGCGAGAGGCGGCGCGCACGCCGCTGGCGAACGGCACCAGATGGTAGAAGGCGCGGTACACCGGCGTGGCTGGCCCGAACGACAGCACGAGACCGACGGCAACGAGGCCCATCGCGATGCGCACGTGTGGGTGTCTCCACGCCGGGACGGCGTCGGTGCCATCGGCCGCGCGGGCCGGCCGGCCAGCCGCGTCCATCGCCCGGGGGCTGCGCCACCCCAACGCCGCGAGTGCCAGCAGCACGGCGGCCACTCCGGGGAAGAGGGAATCGCGCGGCTCACGCGTCTGGTACACGTGGCGCGCCCACGCCTCGTGGACGCGCGCCGGCGTGGCCATGTAGGCCGCGCCGTTGGCCGACATCGCCGCGACGAGGTCGAGCGATCGCTCGAAGCCGTGCGTCGCCTGCATCTCGCGGTAGGCGTGCATCACCGGCACGACGGGGAGCGCCAGGAGCACGCTGCCGACGACGGCGCCGGCGACGAGGGGTCGCCAGGGCGGCTGCAGCCAGCCGCGCAGGCGCACGACCAGCACGATCAGGCCGCAGACGATGCCGAAGATGGCCAGGTAGCCCGAGGTCAGGGCCAGCAGCGCCGTCGCGACGCCGGCCAGCGCGCCGTGCCACCAGCGCCGTTCCTGCGGGTCGCCGAGGGCGTCGAGTGCCACCAGGAGCAGCGGCAACCCGTAAGCGTGGATGGCCTGGATGTGGCCCATGCTCACCAGGGAGTGCGCGTTGAACGCGTACAGGCTGGCGGCGACCAGGGCCGGCCAGAATCGCCCCGTCCATCGCCAGGCCAGCCACCACATGGACCACGCCGACAGCGCGTATCCGAGCAGCAGCGAGAGGTTGTAGGTCAGCACCGGCCCGGCGCCCGCGGCGCGCACCGGCACCGAGAGCGCACCCGGAATGATGACCGGGTCGGAGAACGCGATGGTGTTGCGTTCGGGATGGAAGATGTTGCCCGCGAGCACGCGCGAGGGCGCCGTCACCAACGCATGCGCCACCCAGGTGATGGCCCAGGTGTTGAGGACGGTGTCCTTGTTGTCGTTGCGACTCAGCGTCGCCGGGGCGGATGCCAGCGGCCAGGTGTGGATCACCGAGAGCAGCAGGCAGATGGCGAAGGCCGCGAGTGCGCGGCGCGCTCGCGGCAGCTGGGGCTCAGGGCTCAAGGCGCAGGGGCTCAGGGCTTGACGGCTCAGGGCTCACGGCTCACGGCTCAAAGGTCAGAAGCTCCGAGTCCCGAGCGCCAAGGCCCAAGACTCAAGGCCCAAGGCCCAAGGCCCAGGGCCCAGGGTCCAGGGTCCAGGGCCCAGGGCCCAGGGCCCAAGGCCGAGCGGCGCCCTCGGACGCACGAGCGTGCGGCGTCCGAGGGCGTGAGCGTGCGTTACGGGTTCAGCGGGCAGCCCTTGCCCGGCTTGTCGTTGCGGCGGTCGCAGGGCTGCAGCGGGAACTCGCGGGCGACCTTGGTGAGCAGGTCGCTCGACACCTGGTCGGCGCCCGACTGCGTGGGAGTGCCGCCCGAGGTCTGCACCCGGAACAGCGACTGCCGATAGATCTCCGCGCCGAGCGACGTGTCGGTGGTCACGCCCCAGATCGCGTCGCCCAGAGCCTTCACCGACGTCGAGTCGAGGCTGCCGATGGCGGTCTCTTCCCACTTGGTCATGAAGATGGTGATCTTGCGGTTCTTGGCGCTGGTCACCATGCTGCGCAGGGCGTTGGCCACGCTGTTGACCGAGATGCCCGCCTCGACGTCGTTGACGCCCGTGGCGAAGATGACGCCATCGAACTCGTCGGACAGGTTGGCGGCCTTCACCTGGTCGGCCAGCGACGGGAAGCGCGCCGAGCCCGCCGTGCCGGTGCAGCCGGGACCGGTGGCCGAGGTGCACTCGTTGGCGACGCCGGCGTTGGTCACCTTCACGTACTCGCCGAACTGCAGCACCTTCTGGCCGGTCGGCGACTGCGCGGCGCTGCCGCTCGTCGTGTAGAGGTCCTTCTGGTACGCCTTGAGCCGGTTCTCGAGGCTCTTCGGCCATGGCGTCGCGAGGCCGCCGCCGAGCACGTGCTCGTCACCGAAGGCGAGCAGGTTCAGCCGGAACGTGAAGCCGTTGGTCAGCGTCGTGCTGCTGCCGTCGGGGTTGACCACGCGCACGGTGGTCGGGCCGGCCGTCTGGTAGCCGTTGTAGAAGTCGCGCGCCGGCGTGAGCAGAGTGATGGTCGAGCCGTCCTGCGACACGACGACGCTCTGGCCCTGGTCGACGTCGGCGAGCACCGTGTTGGCGTTCCGATCGGCGGTCCAGGCCGCGTTGTCGAAGTACACCTTCGCGCCCTGCTGGAAGCCGCCGCCGCGAATCGTGACCGCCTGGCCACCGCTGATGCGGCCGATCGACGGCGACACCTCGGTGATGGCGAAGGCCGGGGCCACCGGCGGCGTGGCGATGGTGCCCGTCCACGGCGTGCCGACGTTCACGTGACCGGCCAGGAAGCCGTCGCCCGAGTACACGGCGCGCTCGGCCACGAACGTCGCGCCAGCGCTCGCCGGGCAGGCGGGATCGGCACTGGCAATCGACTCGAGGAAGGTGGCGAAGCGCTGGCCCGACAACTCCACGAAGTCGGCCGTCCAGATGTTGGCGCGCGAGTTGGCCGGCACGCACAGCGAGCGCACGATGCCCTTGCCGTCTTCACGGACGAACGTCGCCTGCACCTTGATCGGCGTGCCGTTGGGGTTGGCCAGCAGCATGAACGTGTTGAACGTCGTCGCGCTCGTGCCGAAGACGCCCTGCTGTCCCTCGGCGAACGCCCACTTGGCCTGCGCGGCCGTCACGCCGGCCGTCGCATGGCCTTCACGCCAGGGGAACGGTGCCCAGGTCGGGTCCGAGGCCAACGGGGTGCCCCAGTACAGCGCGCGCTCGGCCACGATTGGCTGGGTCGCCGTGACGCGCATGCCGAAGGCGGCCGCCTTGAGGCGGGCGTCGACGGCGCGGCCTTCCTGGTCCACCCACACGGTAGTGCGCTGACGGGGCTGCAGCGGGTAGTTGATCGTCACCACCTGGCCGCTGTCGAGCAGGTAGTCCACCGTCGCGATGGTGGCCGTGTTGTTGGTGTTGGCCAGCAGCAGGAAGGTCTCGAAGGCGATCGAGCCGTTTCCGGCGGTGTTGCCCTCGGCGAAGAGCCAGGTGGTGCTCGGGCTGGTCACGCCCAGGGCATCGTGGCCGCTCTTGAAGGCGTCGAAGTACATCGCGCGCTCGGCGATCACCTCGCTGCCGGGCGTGAGCGACTCGATCACCGTCGAGAAGTCTGCCGATCCGAGGGCGACGTGCTCGCCGCGCGGGTAGAAGGTGACGCGCGAGTTGGCCGGCGCCGTCTGGGTGGTGGTGAACGACTGGCCGGTACCGGTGAGGTACGTGGCGCGCACCTCGGTCGGGGTGGCGTTCGGGTTGGCCACCAGGACGAAGGTCTCGAACACCCCGCCGGTGCCCTCGGCCAGGGTCCAGGTCTCGGAGAGGCCGTCCTGGGTGACGCCGCTGGCGTTGTGCGAGCCGGGCTGCGTGGCGCCCTGGAAGTACATCGTGCGCTCGACGACGATGTCGGCCGGGGTCGTGGTGTTGGCCACGACGGCCGTCACGCGGGCCGAGGCGCTGCCGTTGAGGTTGAAGTCGGACCCGAGGCGCACCGTGAGCCGCGACGAGGCCGCGAGCGGGAACGACTTGGTCAGGGTCGGGGCCTGCGCGTCGGCCTGCGGCAGCAGGGTGACGGTCACCGTGAGCGCCTGCGAGGACGGGTTGCCGACGAGAATCTCCTCGGTGAAGGTGCTGTTGTTGGCGCCCTCGGCCAGGAACCACGTCGACGCGCCTTGCGCGAACGCGTGCGGCACGGTGGCCAGGAGGGCGAGGGCCGCCAGAGCGGCGCCACGGAACCAGGTCATGCGAAGCCTCCGCTGCCGCAGGAACCCGGCCATCGGGAACGGCGGCAAACCCTCGGATTATAGGAGAAAGAAGAAGAAAAATCCCCGCAGTCGGATTTGATTTCGAATAAAGCGTCGGTCGGCGAATTTGCCCGGGTTTGCGCGCGGCATCCTGGCCCGTTCGAGCCTGCCGTGCCGACGCCGGGCAGACGGCCGTCGGTTCCGGCCACATTTCTGTCAGGCCGCGTGCAGTTTCGTAATCACGGCCCCTTGCTCCCTCGCGGGGCCAGAGCGGAAACGGCCCCGTGACGGCGTCGATATTGGAAAACTCGACGGCAGGGGAGTTGCAGTGTCGCGGGTTGGCATGTCCCCGCTTCCCCGGACGCCACGTCCCTCGCTCGCTGCCCTCTCTGCGCTGGCCTGCGCCACATGGCTGGCGTGCGCACCGTCACCTGCGCTTGCCGCCACCCTCAAGGCACGTACCGACGCCGAGGAGATTGCCGCCGCTGACCGCATCGTGCGCGGACGGGTCGAGTCGGTCCGCACCGAACGCCGCGCCGGGTCGGGCGCCATCGAGACGGTGGCGCGTGTCCGCGTGGTCGACGACTACACGGGCGGCACCGATCGGGTCATCGAGATCCGTGAACTCGGGGGCACCGTCGGCGACACCACGTTGGTGGTCCCCGGCGCCGCGCGGTTCCTCGTGGGTGACGACATCGTCGCCCTCGTCGAGCGCAAGGCGGGCGGGTGGCGTCCGTCGGCGATGGGGCGTTCGATCTTCGGCGTGCGCCAGTCGGCCGCCGGCACCGAACTGGTACGCCAGGACACCGACGAACCCCTCGTCGGTGCGGCGACGCCGGGACCCGGCCGTCGGTCGCTGGCCAGTTTCGACGCCGCCGTCCGGGCAGTGCGCCGGCAGGCGCCGACGCGGCTGTCTTCTCCCGGCGTCGCCCCTTCCATCGGCGAGGTGGCCGCCGTGATGCCGACCGTGGAAGGCTTCCGCCTCCTCGGCAACATGCGCTGGCACGAGGCCGACAGCGGCCTGCCGGTGACCTGGTACCGCAACACGCTGACCGCGCCACCGCTGGACTCGGGCAACAGCGAGGCCGAACTCGGGCAGGCGATGGCCGCCTGGACCAACCCCGCGTCCGCTTCGATCACCCTGGTGTACGGCGGCACGCGGGTGGTGGCCGCCAACGCGACGCTGAACTGCGGCGCGCCGCCGGTCCCCGGCGGCGGCCTGATCACCTACGAGGATCCTGACGACGACATCACCACGAGCGGCGTGATCGCCATCGGCGGCGCGTGCTCGGGCAGCCCCACCAGGATCGTCAACGGCACCACCTTCTCCAGGATCACCTACGGGTTCGTGATCTTCACGACGAAGGCGGAGATGGCGCCCCTGGGTCAGTCCCTGTTCCTGGCGCGGGTTGCCGAGCACGAGGTCGGGCACGCCATCGGCCTTGGCCACACGCCGACCGATGGCTCGGTCGCCAACGCGACCAGCAACATCATGTACCCCTCGTGCTGCCAGACGGTGACGCCGGTGCCGCCGGCGATCGGCCCCGACGACCTCGCCGGGCTGCAGTTCATCTACCCGGTCGACAGTGGCAGCGGCGGGTCGTGCACGTACGACGTGACGCCGTCGGTCCAGTCGATCGGCTACGGCGGCGGCGTGGTGACGCCGTTCTCGGTCAACACCGGCAGCGCCTGCACGTGGAGCGTGGCGAGCACGGCGTCCTGGCTCACGCTGTCGGGGCCGGCCACCCGCACAGGACCGGGCACCATCAGTTACGTGGCGGCGGCCAACAACGGCACGGCGCGCGGCGCCGCGGTGACCATCGCCGGCAAGGGCGTGACCGTGCAGCAGGAGGCCTCGCCGGTGATCGCCCCGACCGACACCGACAACGACGGCCTGCCGGACGCCTGGGAGATTCAGGCCGGGCTGAATCCTGCGGTCGGGACCGGCGCCGACGGCGCGACCGGCGACCCCGACGGCGACGGACTCACCAACCTGCAGGAGTACCAGCGTCGCCTGCATCCGCGCGGCGTCGTCCAGCGGTACCTCGCCGAAGGGGTGCAGAACACGTTCTTCGCGACGCGCATCGCGCTGGTCAACCCGAGCGCGACCGTGACGGCCTACGTGCAGCTCCGCTTCGCGACGCCGCCCGATGCCGACGGCGTGGTGACCACGACCGAGCACTGGGTGACGATCGCGCCGCGCCGGCGGGCGACGCTGGACGTCGGCACGGTGGCCGGGGTGCGCGACTCGTTCGCCACGACGATCGAGTCGAGCACGCTGGTGGTCGCCGACCGCACGGTCAGCTGGGATGGCACCGGCTACGGCAGCCACGCCGAGAGCGCCACCGAGGCGCCGCGCACCACCTGGTACTTCGCCGAAGGCGCGACGATGGCCGGCTTCAACACGTTCTACCTGCTGTTGAACCCGGGTACGGCAGCCGCCGAGACGACGATCACGTACCTGCGCGCCGGTCGTGCCCCGCGGACCAAGTCCTACACCGTGGCGCCGGGGGCCCGCCTGACGGTCTGGGTGGACATGGAGCGCTGGTCCGACGGTGACTCGCTCGAGGCCGCCGAAGTCTCGGCGCGGATCGACGCCTCGGCGCCGATCATCGCCGAGCGGGCCATGTACCTCGATCGCAACGGCCAGGTGTTCACGGCGGGCCACGACAGCGTCGCCCTGACGGCGCCGGCCGAGCGCTGGCTGCTCGCCGAGGGCGCCACGGGCAGCTACTTCGACCTCTTCATCCTGCTCGCCAACCCGTCGAGCCAGGACGCCAACGTGCGTCTCCGGTTCCTGCTCGGCGACGGCACCGTCATCGAGCACCGGGAAATGGTGCCGGCGATGGCGCGTGGCACGGTCTGGGTCGACGCCCTCGGTCGCGATGCGACCCTGATCGCCCGCAACCCGGACTACGCACGGTTGGCCGACACCGCGGTCTCGACCGACGTGATCGTCGACAACGGCGTCGGCATCCTGGTGGAGCGGTCGATGTGGTGGCCGGGGGATTCGAGCACATGGGGCGAGGCGCACAACAGCGGCGGCGTGACGGCCCCGGCGTTAAGGTGGGCTCTGGCCGAGGGGGAAGTGGGCGGCGCGCGCAACACCAAGACCTACGTGCTGGTGAGCAACCCGTCGGGCACCAGCGCGACCATCACGGTGACGATGGTGTCGGAGACCGGCGCGCCCGAGCAGCAGGTCTACACGGTGGGCGCCAACAGCCGCTTCAACATCGCCCTGGGCGACGCGGGATTCTTCCCCAGTGCTCTCGGCAAGCGGGTCGGCCTGCTCGTCGAGAGCAGCGCCGTGCCGATCGTCGTCGAGCGCGCGATGTACAGCGACGCGGGCGGGCAGCAGTGGGCGGCGGGCACCAATGCGGTGGCGACCAAGCTGCCCTAGCAATTTGAGATTTGAAATCTGGAATTGATCGGCGGCCGGCCTGTCGGCCTTGCCGCTCGAGGATCCCGAGGGGCGGCGGCGTAGCCGCGCCCCCGAGAATTCCAAAGTTCGAATTTCGAATTGTCAGCCGCGTGCCACCAGGCCCCGCGCC from Luteitalea sp. TBR-22 includes:
- a CDS encoding sulfite oxidase heme-binding subunit YedZ translates to MTPRQAKPLIWILCLAPLAWLVYRAVFGGLSPNPIDDITDETGEWALRLLLVSLAVTPVRRLTGWNGVIQWRRLLGLFAFFYVCLHLATYVVLDQFFDPAAIFADVAKRRYITVGVAGFLTLLPLAITSTTGWIRRLGRRWQALHRLAYLAAVCGVVHLLWIVKGKDLSEPMAYGAVLAVLMAVRVVYWVR
- a CDS encoding GDSL-type esterase/lipase family protein; translated protein: MNSPSAWPRFVLALLLCVAMADRAEAQGSSTWFLAEGASNGTFDEDILVGNPSASALTVTVKLLPAPDALITPPGSPLEKTFTLPATGRLTVNIKKEFAALNGAASAQVSAVVKDTSTPADIVVERSMFFPLSGTPYAGGTGASGVTAPATRWILAEGASGVFSTFILIANPGSRAARVTARYLKGDGTSVSEAITVEAGNRATLWPSANPRLADQGFSTVVESDQPVVAERAMYFDDFRSGHDALGVTEGRRSWYFAEGFTGGSATTAFETFLLIGNDNAQPATVTATYFRDSGAPVTRTYTVLARSRFNIWTDQERADDGTLLLPSTAFSVRIDSSIPIVAERAVYWGAPAADDPTTPTFPWKEGHVVAGIARPEVKWAFAEGRQGDDPGGVSFDSFFLLVNPNASDIDVKATFATEDGSGVTATVKVPANTRTNIWPAVTGNPETDQKFALLQGRRFAVFLESVGAAPQPFVAERAMYWSGFVGGHANAGTPWTGPISEPAAAPADVQVTGMTPTSGRLTGGTLVTITGQNFGPAPQVSFGGQAVAATVNPAGTEISFTVPVRTATTGYGTAGPTAVTLASQGRFVRAPSFTRYLTILAFGDSLTWGQYTNYVPGTTQKISGQVARPYPRELKNLLAANPQFGPYALVTNAGWPGEYVTTSGGNSSPGGAVRAARCTAGQQNCFYPTNPDPRDYFAPFDVALFLEGVNDLNANTPTSLVVSYMRNMVIDAKAKGAQVVLELFQSYGNDIFGNPSTTPSQVTDYNNRLEALAAEQQVLRERYPGIDMGPDGLHPNQAGYDEMAAIAYNKVIDIFRRCGAAGCS
- a CDS encoding GDSL-type esterase/lipase family protein, with translation MLRVAALFVSLLVVVVPVAAQDASRWFLAEGASNAVLEEEILVANPTALTLAVTVRLLPDASAVIAPGAVLSKTFPLGPTSRLTVRVAQELPGLNGAASAEVSATVANSTTPADIVVERSMYFPDGTRLGAHNASGVTQAEPRWILAEGASGAFSTFILVANPNTSSTTVRVRYLKSTGEVITFTQALPPSSRTTFWPQNDYPTQLGSAEFSTVVESLEAGEDIVAERAMYFDPSTTGSGFARSGHDALGVPEASNTWYFAEGFTGGNATTAFETFLLLANPSDAASTATVTYQLDSGQTVARTYPLGPNQRLTIWVDQEGREADARLKAASFGMTVTATRPIVAERAMYWGTPSAADPSTPTFPWREGHATAGSTVLSPKWAFAEGRDGVDAGNRPYSTFFLLSNPSNADVTVKATFMAEDGGGLTSTVVVPARGRANIWPTAALPEFAALANRRFATFLESTGGASFVAERAVYLYADFASGHVNMGTPWTGAIVSPSRAPGAVTVTGYTPREMRLSGGELITITGTGFAGTPEVTVDGLAATIQSATATQITALAPLRTALTGFGTLAASTIRLTTAGTTQTVGTFTRRFRVLAMGDSMTYGTIVEYAPPVPPSTTPTRLPAYQAALPYPAGLQGLLRADARFGSGATVDNEGYSGECVTTVGCSSNTTRGVDRIVTLVAAKKYDVVVILEGFNDQNATVFTGTTIANGLRTMGRAARDSGATVVMGRIHVMRSDLWSAIATMATEEKFLRVDFDTRVEIGEDGVHPTQNGYDQMASFVYGAIKAAIK